Proteins encoded in a region of the uncultured Paludibaculum sp. genome:
- a CDS encoding reverse transcriptase family protein: MANTTLLSALARCFASGEPTADAIAGRAAVVLGRPWFWLRPLARRYLRLHAGRTRPRRREVIRFLLGDDAFRSRAHKLAVAHWLTEPQRMLPAKAALQWGLPEIVTAGDLAEWLGIRTDELDWFADLKGLNPRTRTPQLGHYVYKVLVKKHGGLRLIEAPKPRLKKIQRQILTGILNLVPVHAAAHGFCRQRCIRTFAEPHVGRRVLLRMDLQAFFPSLPAARIQAAFRTLGYPETVADLLAGLCTNRTPSSVWRTEGQMPAAPSLAEARALHDGPHLPQGAPTSPALANLCMYRADCRLTGLARNFGAVYTRYADDLAFSFDDEVNVRRFSLYAAAILLEEGFAVNHRKTRILPRSTRQQLAGLVANVRLNVPRVEFDRLKAILTNCVRNGPANQNLSGVNDFRAHLNGRVAFVESIHPAKGQRLRLLFDKIHW, from the coding sequence ATGGCGAATACAACACTCCTTTCCGCATTGGCGCGTTGTTTTGCCAGCGGCGAACCCACGGCGGACGCCATCGCCGGGCGCGCCGCGGTCGTCCTGGGGCGGCCCTGGTTCTGGTTGCGTCCGCTCGCCCGCCGCTATCTGAGATTGCACGCCGGCCGCACCCGGCCCCGACGGCGCGAGGTCATTCGGTTTCTGCTCGGCGATGACGCCTTCCGCAGCCGCGCGCACAAGCTGGCCGTGGCGCACTGGCTCACCGAACCGCAGCGCATGCTGCCCGCGAAGGCGGCCCTTCAATGGGGTCTGCCGGAGATCGTCACGGCCGGGGACCTCGCGGAATGGCTCGGTATCCGTACGGACGAACTGGACTGGTTCGCCGATCTCAAAGGATTGAACCCGCGAACTCGCACTCCGCAACTCGGGCACTATGTCTACAAAGTCCTCGTCAAGAAACACGGCGGACTCCGGCTCATCGAGGCGCCCAAGCCCCGGCTGAAGAAGATTCAGCGCCAGATCCTCACCGGGATCCTCAACCTGGTTCCGGTCCACGCCGCCGCGCATGGTTTCTGCAGGCAGCGCTGCATTCGGACGTTCGCCGAGCCGCACGTGGGGCGGCGCGTGTTGCTGCGCATGGACTTGCAGGCTTTCTTCCCTTCCCTGCCGGCGGCGCGCATCCAGGCCGCCTTCCGGACCCTCGGTTATCCCGAGACGGTCGCCGACCTGCTGGCCGGCCTCTGTACCAACCGCACTCCGAGCAGTGTGTGGCGGACCGAGGGCCAGATGCCTGCTGCGCCCAGCCTAGCCGAGGCCCGTGCCTTGCACGACGGTCCGCATCTGCCGCAAGGCGCCCCAACCTCGCCGGCGTTGGCGAATCTCTGCATGTATCGCGCCGATTGCCGGCTTACCGGGCTCGCGCGGAATTTTGGCGCGGTCTATACACGGTATGCCGACGATCTGGCGTTCTCCTTCGACGACGAGGTGAATGTACGCCGGTTCTCCCTGTACGCCGCCGCCATCCTGCTGGAAGAAGGCTTTGCCGTCAATCACCGCAAGACTCGCATCCTGCCCCGCAGCACCCGGCAGCAACTGGCCGGGCTGGTGGCCAACGTCCGCCTGAACGTGCCGCGCGTCGAGTTCGATCGCCTGAAGGCCATCCTCACCAACTGTGTCCGAAACGGACCGGCCAACCAGAACCTCAGCGGCGTCAACGACTTCCGGGCCCATCTCAACGGCCGCGTCGCCTTCGTCGAGTCAATTCACCCGGCGAAGGGACAGCGGCTGCGGCTGTTATTTGACAAGATTCATTGGTGA
- a CDS encoding TIM barrel protein encodes MTRRDILLSSLAAVPAPSGRKVRLGGPVFQKPEDPRELAREHRKLGYGAAYCPVVKSGDTARLRAIEAGFAAEDVVLAEVGVWVNLLEADAAKRKVNIQKVTDGLVVADETGTRCCVDIVGSYNPKYWDGPDPRNVTQACFDAAVENARAIIDAVKPKRAKFSYEMMGWTVPDSPDSYLKLIRAVDRKGFGVHIDVCNIISSPARFYNNAAVIRECFQKLGQWILSCHAKDLEWVKEMNLHFLEVVPGRGGIDYRAYLEAVAGLPQGAPLMLEHLKTAEEYAEGAAYIRKTGAAAGLSFA; translated from the coding sequence ATGACCCGTCGCGACATTCTGCTCAGCAGCCTGGCCGCGGTGCCCGCTCCCTCCGGCCGTAAGGTCCGCTTGGGCGGACCGGTTTTCCAGAAGCCCGAGGACCCTCGCGAGCTGGCCCGCGAGCACCGCAAGTTGGGGTACGGCGCTGCTTACTGCCCGGTGGTCAAATCCGGAGACACGGCCCGGCTCCGCGCCATCGAGGCCGGCTTCGCGGCGGAGGATGTGGTCCTGGCGGAGGTGGGTGTCTGGGTGAATCTGTTGGAGGCCGACGCCGCCAAGCGCAAGGTGAACATCCAGAAGGTCACGGATGGGCTGGTGGTGGCTGACGAAACCGGTACGCGCTGCTGCGTCGATATCGTGGGGTCGTACAATCCGAAATACTGGGACGGTCCGGACCCGCGCAATGTGACACAGGCGTGTTTTGACGCGGCCGTCGAAAATGCCCGCGCCATCATCGACGCGGTGAAGCCGAAGCGGGCCAAGTTCTCCTACGAAATGATGGGCTGGACCGTGCCGGACTCGCCCGACTCCTACCTCAAGCTCATCCGCGCCGTCGACCGCAAGGGGTTTGGGGTCCACATTGATGTCTGCAATATCATCAGCTCCCCGGCCCGCTTCTACAACAACGCGGCCGTCATCCGGGAGTGCTTCCAGAAGCTGGGCCAGTGGATTCTGTCGTGTCATGCCAAAGATCTGGAATGGGTGAAGGAGATGAACCTGCATTTCCTGGAGGTGGTGCCCGGCCGTGGCGGCATCGACTACCGTGCCTACCTCGAAGCGGTGGCCGGTCTGCCTCAGGGCGCTCCTCTCATGTTGGAGCATCTGAAGACGGCGGAGGAGTATGCGGAGGGAGCGGCTTACATACGAAAGACCGGCGCGGCGGCCGGCCTGTCATTTGCTTAG
- a CDS encoding AAA family ATPase: MAHSSPFPEAVSRLDLVRKEIGKVIVGQQDVVDGVLICLLAGGHVLLEGVPGLGKTTLLRTLARVLHLKYSRIQFTPDLMPADIVGSMIMESNDMGGKALKFQPGPVFSNLVLADEINRATPKTQSALLEAMQERTVTSGAVTHHLETPFLVMATQNPIEMEGTYPLPEAQLDRFLMKILVLYPTREDLNTIIERTIAREEPELSQVMDRDTILSIRRACREVLVAPHVQDYAVSLVMSTQPGTEYAHELANKYIRYGSSPRGAQSLVECGRVYAFMHGHAHLSIDDIKTIAPAVLRHRIILNFDAHADDQTPETLLKEIIEAATARATPART; this comes from the coding sequence GTGGCTCACTCTTCGCCCTTTCCGGAAGCCGTTTCGCGGCTCGATCTCGTTCGCAAAGAGATCGGCAAAGTCATCGTCGGTCAGCAGGACGTCGTGGATGGCGTCCTCATCTGCCTCCTCGCCGGCGGCCATGTGCTGCTGGAAGGAGTGCCTGGTCTGGGGAAGACGACCCTGCTACGCACCCTCGCCCGAGTGCTCCACCTGAAGTACTCCCGCATCCAGTTCACACCCGATCTCATGCCCGCCGATATCGTCGGCAGCATGATCATGGAATCCAACGACATGGGTGGCAAGGCGCTGAAGTTCCAGCCCGGCCCCGTCTTCTCGAACCTCGTCCTGGCGGACGAAATCAATCGCGCCACGCCCAAGACCCAATCCGCCCTGCTCGAAGCCATGCAGGAACGCACGGTTACCTCCGGCGCCGTCACTCACCATCTGGAAACTCCGTTTCTGGTCATGGCCACCCAGAACCCCATCGAGATGGAAGGCACCTATCCCCTGCCCGAGGCGCAGTTGGACCGCTTCCTCATGAAGATCCTGGTGCTCTACCCGACGCGCGAGGACCTGAACACCATCATCGAGCGGACCATCGCCCGGGAAGAGCCGGAACTCAGCCAAGTCATGGATCGAGATACGATTTTGTCGATCCGCCGCGCCTGTCGCGAAGTGTTGGTTGCTCCGCACGTACAGGACTACGCGGTCAGTCTGGTGATGTCGACGCAACCAGGCACCGAGTACGCTCACGAACTGGCCAACAAGTACATCCGCTATGGCTCATCGCCGCGCGGGGCGCAGTCGCTGGTGGAATGCGGCCGCGTCTACGCCTTCATGCACGGGCACGCGCATCTCTCCATCGATGACATCAAGACCATCGCGCCGGCCGTCCTGCGGCACCGCATCATCCTAAACTTTGACGCCCACGCCGACGATCAGACCCCCGAGACCCTGCTGAAAGAAATCATTGAGGCCGCCACGGCGCGGGCCACCCCGGCGCGCACCTGA
- a CDS encoding DUF4159 domain-containing protein: MRALCGLRSRTGALLGLLLLGALLALAQMRDRVWSRYEAEMQDPVDDPPDALRKAEFKLGRLRYRSPMDRGRRRYARWGIDVNKGDRIFVSLLQRLTRIEIQPIETIIDIGSDEIFNLPWVFAGSVGDWELSPSEAERLRKYFDRGGFLMVDDFHNEREWANFMAGIHQINPDARAEELEDGDPAFRTVFDLKNRVRVPGANVVHGDMIERGGIEPHWRTIRDAQGRMQIAICFNMDVGDGWEFADDPDYPERYSSEAIRLGVNYVIYSMTH, translated from the coding sequence ATGCGGGCTTTGTGTGGTCTCCGATCACGCACCGGTGCCCTTCTGGGACTCCTGCTGCTGGGCGCGCTGCTGGCGCTGGCGCAGATGCGCGACCGTGTCTGGTCCCGCTACGAGGCGGAGATGCAGGACCCCGTGGATGATCCGCCGGATGCCCTGCGCAAGGCCGAATTCAAGCTAGGTCGTCTTCGGTACCGGTCGCCCATGGACCGCGGACGCCGCCGCTATGCTCGTTGGGGCATTGACGTGAATAAGGGCGATCGCATCTTTGTTTCCCTTCTTCAACGCCTCACGCGCATTGAAATCCAGCCCATCGAGACAATCATCGATATCGGCAGCGACGAGATCTTCAATCTGCCCTGGGTCTTCGCTGGATCGGTGGGGGATTGGGAACTGTCGCCCTCCGAGGCGGAGCGGTTGCGTAAGTACTTCGATCGCGGCGGCTTCCTGATGGTCGACGACTTCCACAACGAGCGGGAGTGGGCGAACTTCATGGCCGGCATCCACCAGATCAACCCCGACGCGCGAGCGGAAGAACTCGAGGATGGTGATCCGGCGTTCCGCACGGTCTTCGACCTGAAGAATCGCGTTCGGGTGCCCGGCGCCAATGTCGTGCATGGTGACATGATCGAGCGCGGCGGCATTGAGCCGCATTGGCGCACCATCCGCGACGCGCAGGGACGCATGCAGATTGCCATCTGCTTCAATATGGACGTCGGCGATGGCTGGGAGTTCGCCGACGACCCGGACTATCCTGAGCGTTACTCCTCCGAAGCAATCCGGTTGGGCGTCAACTACGTTATCTATTCCATGACCCATTAG